The stretch of DNA TCAAGTAATTCGTCGCCGGAAGCGACACGTCAGAATCCCGGAAATGAAGCACCACCGTCGGCACCTTAACCTCCGTTAGTCCCGACAAATCAAAACAAGTATCAAACAGCGAAAACTCCGGCGCCCGCTTCAGATGCGAAGCACCAACACGAAATGCATCTCTCAGCGCAATGTAAGCGGGTCGGGTCAATCGAGTCACGGAAGTACCCGAATCAATTATAACGCCGCCGTTTCCGGCGGGGTCGAGTTTGAAGAGCGAAGCGGATACGCCGCGGACAGGCGCGCCACCGACGCTTATTCCAAGAAGTTCTAAGTAATAGAAAGTAtcgagtttagggttttttAGTAGCGGAGTGAACCGGGCGGTTCGAGAAACGGCCGAGTCACCGAAGACAATGGAAGACGGTTTTGCAGAAGCAGACCGGTCTACAAGACAATAAGAGAATTTCTGATTGAACCGGCGTCCGGTTTGAACCGGAAAAGATAATCTCCCACGACCAAGACCTAATAAACCATCAGCACCAACGAAAAGACCTTCGTTATCATGACCACATCCGAAAGCCACACGCGTCACGCGTGTCTTACGAAACGTCAGCGTTTCTGTAGAGAAATCACCGAAAGTGAAAGATCCGTCACCATACGAAACCTGATATTGACAAACCTTGTTCTTGTTGTTACAACCGGAGGAATCAAGTCGCCGACAAAGAGGAGCACCGCACGGGATTCCGGCGAAGGTACGTGATTTCGTCGGGTCGAAAATTGGATCTTGCTGTGAGTAGCATTTACGGCATGGAGCGCATTGAAGCCAAACGACGTCGCTTCCGGTGTCGAGAACCATGAAAACGTACTTCGCCGGAGTTCCTACGCCTATGCGTGTGAAATACTCACCGCTTCCTTGAGAAAGACCTGAAACGATGGAGCTGCTGAAACCCGACCCGGATCTATGGGACTGGTTGAGAGCTGCTGCGAGAGTGAAGGATTCAACTCTGGCGGCATCTCTTTGGAGTCGGAGATGGAAGAGCTGTTGTGGTGTTTTGTTGTTGGAGAGTGCGTCTACATGGTGGAGTTGAAGTGAGAGAGGTTGTGGGTCGGATTCGGGTATGGATAGTAGCTCTTCTGATTCGGGTGATGGGAGTGTGGGAGCATTGGGGAGAGAGTTAATAGAGAGAGTTTGTGTTTGGAATTGAAATGTGTGAGTGGTGGTGGTTGTTGAGAGAGTGAAGGAGATGGCCAAAAATAGGAAGAGAAGGGTTTTCTTATTCTCTTCCATtgtagagagagagaggagaAATAAGTGTGATAGTATGAAGTGAAGTTGAAGATGGTGTGAGTGAATATTAATAATGGAAAGTGTGAGGAAGGCGGNNNNNNNNNNNNNNNNNNNNNNNNNNNNNNNAAAGAGTGAGGAAGGCGGTTCTATAGTGCAGTGACTCAGCTCAGTGCAGTGATTGTAACCACATTACACTAAACTACCCGTGTCAAAATGAATTATTGTGGTTGGTTTCAGTTGTTGTTGGGGTGGATAACATTTACTATTTGCTTTTCTTACTCTACTAGAATCTTACGATGCTACTTACAATTAAATTACTAAATGTCTGGTcatgcatttaatttttttttggtgcaACAAATACTTTctccataataaaatatagattaaaGATCCGATCactagaaaattttgaaaaatctaatttagtcttttaaaaaataaaagtattttttattttaataaattagtctTTATGtgacttataattaaaaaattaaagtttattttaCCGACTTGATCgataatttatcaattttattattttatatttaatttttataaaattgataattaaatcattttcaaCTAAGTATCTAGCGGAACTTTAAGTATGTTTATTTAATCTGTATcacataattaattgtttatttttagttattttttgttattttcaaaGACTTGATTATTCATTTTTAAGTGTGATTCTCGTAATAAGAACAAATTtaatctgttttattttttaaaaaaattaaaaaatatttttattttttgtcaaagaTTAAATTAAGTCACTTGGAATGTTTAtaatcaaaatgaatttttaatttaaaatataataaaataaaaaattggtgaATATCTGGCTAACCAGTTAGTGCAGGTATTCTGTTCTTGAGGGTGTGAATAAGAGAAACAGACCAAGCAAGGTTCATGTGCTTTCAAATTTAAGAGACCATAGCGGGTTAAGGGTGACAAAATTGTGAAGTATCTGCAATAAGCTCAAAAACCTTTTTATAATTGGTCTCAACCACAACCATTCGATAAGCAATTTGCCATGAAAAATCCAACCACCAAGAGAATT from Cicer arietinum cultivar CDC Frontier isolate Library 1 chromosome 3, Cicar.CDCFrontier_v2.0, whole genome shotgun sequence encodes:
- the LOC101511311 gene encoding aspartyl protease family protein 2, producing the protein MEENKKTLLFLFLAISFTLSTTTTTHTFQFQTQTLSINSLPNAPTLPSPESEELLSIPESDPQPLSLQLHHVDALSNNKTPQQLFHLRLQRDAARVESFTLAAALNQSHRSGSGFSSSIVSGLSQGSGEYFTRIGVGTPAKYVFMVLDTGSDVVWLQCAPCRKCYSQQDPIFDPTKSRTFAGIPCGAPLCRRLDSSGCNNKNKVCQYQVSYGDGSFTFGDFSTETLTFRKTRVTRVAFGCGHDNEGLFVGADGLLGLGRGRLSFPVQTGRRFNQKFSYCLVDRSASAKPSSIVFGDSAVSRTARFTPLLKNPKLDTFYYLELLGISVGGAPVRGVSASLFKLDPAGNGGVIIDSGTSVTRLTRPAYIALRDAFRVGASHLKRAPEFSLFDTCFDLSGLTEVKVPTVVLHFRDSDVSLPATNYLIPVDNSGSFCFAFAGTMSGLSIIGNIQQQGFRVVYDLAGSRVGFAPRGCV